Proteins from one Nilaparvata lugens isolate BPH chromosome 10, ASM1435652v1, whole genome shotgun sequence genomic window:
- the LOC111057284 gene encoding LOW QUALITY PROTEIN: superoxide dismutase [Cu-Zn] (The sequence of the model RefSeq protein was modified relative to this genomic sequence to represent the inferred CDS: inserted 3 bases in 2 codons), protein MFLFPQTAGPHPINAVAILKPDGTGSEDPQGVITLVQPHPPEGPVFLSGNITGLTPGKHGFHVHVSGDLREGCKSLGPHHNPILVQHGGPTDPYRHVGDLGNIVADEEXVAKVQISDHLISLAGSQXVIGRGLVVHANPDDLGRCGDTESLQTGNAGKRIACGVIALY, encoded by the exons ATGTTCTTGTTCCCACAGACAGCCGGTCCACACCCGATCAACGCAGTAGCCATCTTGAAACCGGACGGCACGGGTTCGGAAGACCCCCAAGGCGTGATCACCCTGGTGCAGCCGCACCCGCCCGAGGGTCCCGTCTTCCTGTCCGGCAACATCACGGGACTGACGCCGGGCAAGCATGGCTTCCACGTTCATGTCTCCGGAGACCTGCGGGAAGGGTGCAAGTCGCTCGGGCCTCATCATAATCCAATTTTG GTCCAACATGGAGGCCCAACCGACCCCTACCGCCACGTGGGCGACCTCGGCAACATAGTGGCAGATGAGGA CGTGGCTAAAGTGCAGATATCCGACCACCTGATCAGTCTAGCCGGCAGCC ACGTGATTGGTCGAGGCCTAGTCGTGCACGCCAATCCCGACGATTTGGGGCGTTGCGGAGACACAGAGAGTCTGCAAACTGGCAACGCTGGAAAGCGAATCGCCTGCGGTGTGATTGCGCTTTACTGA